Proteins co-encoded in one Bacteroidota bacterium genomic window:
- a CDS encoding MBOAT family protein has product MLFNSIEFLLFFPIVSLLFFGLPHRMRWFLLLVASCYFYMFFVPVYILILAGTIVIDYFAGIWIENAAPKNKKLLLSLSIIANVGVLAVFKYYNFINQNITDLLGNFQLTNPIPYLEILLPIGLSFHTFQAMSYTIEVYRGNQKAERHFGIYALYVMFYPQLVAGPIERPQNVLHQFHEKKYFNYDKAVSGFKLMAWGMFKKVVIADRLSLFVNQVYDQPHLYEGISLVVATVFFTFQIYCDFSGYSDIAIGSARVMGFELMTNFKRPYLSQNIAEFWSRWHISLSTWFRDYLYIPLGGNRVSVNRRYLNLFIVFMISGLWHGANWTFVFWGFLHSIYLITGIISKTAQEKIAERIGLLNYPLLHKFIHQSWVFILAAVAWIFFRVTSMSDGFYIVSNLGSNLFQSTLDVISNTNFARLKYLYLNQSQLDFMLAIAGILFLMLFDRLDEQKSIWESFKQKNVVLRWSFYFFLIYFTLFFGVFEKAQFIYFQF; this is encoded by the coding sequence ATGCTTTTTAACTCCATTGAGTTTTTATTATTTTTTCCAATAGTAAGCCTGTTATTTTTCGGTTTACCTCATCGCATGCGGTGGTTCTTATTATTGGTAGCCAGCTGCTATTTCTATATGTTTTTTGTACCCGTGTACATTTTAATTTTAGCGGGCACAATTGTGATCGATTACTTTGCAGGAATTTGGATTGAAAATGCTGCACCTAAGAACAAGAAACTCTTGCTTTCGTTGAGTATTATTGCAAATGTGGGAGTGTTGGCGGTATTTAAATACTACAATTTTATTAATCAAAACATTACTGATTTACTCGGAAATTTTCAGCTTACTAACCCTATTCCCTATCTCGAAATACTGTTGCCTATTGGATTATCCTTCCATACTTTTCAAGCTATGAGTTATACCATTGAAGTGTATCGTGGAAATCAAAAAGCGGAACGACATTTTGGTATTTATGCCTTGTATGTGATGTTTTATCCACAGCTAGTTGCAGGACCAATTGAGCGTCCGCAAAATGTATTGCATCAGTTTCATGAGAAAAAATATTTTAACTACGATAAAGCAGTTTCCGGTTTTAAACTAATGGCTTGGGGAATGTTTAAAAAAGTAGTAATAGCCGACCGCTTATCGCTTTTTGTTAATCAGGTTTACGATCAACCGCACCTCTATGAAGGAATTTCATTGGTAGTAGCTACCGTGTTTTTTACCTTTCAAATTTACTGTGATTTTTCGGGCTATTCAGATATAGCCATTGGTTCAGCAAGAGTGATGGGATTTGAATTAATGACAAATTTTAAACGTCCGTATCTTTCTCAAAACATAGCTGAATTTTGGAGCCGTTGGCACATATCCTTGTCGACCTGGTTTCGCGATTATTTGTATATTCCTTTGGGAGGAAACAGGGTTTCAGTTAATCGCAGGTACCTCAATTTGTTCATTGTTTTTATGATAAGCGGTTTGTGGCATGGGGCTAATTGGACCTTTGTATTTTGGGGATTTTTACACAGCATTTATTTAATTACCGGTATTATAAGTAAGACTGCTCAAGAAAAAATTGCTGAACGCATTGGTTTACTAAACTATCCATTGCTGCACAAATTTATTCATCAAAGTTGGGTATTTATTTTAGCTGCAGTTGCCTGGATATTTTTTAGAGTTACAAGTATGAGCGATGGATTTTACATAGTTTCAAATCTTGGCTCTAATTTATTTCAATCAACTTTAGATGTAATAAGCAACACAAATTTTGCTCGATTAAAATACTTGTATCTGAATCAAAGTCAGCTTGATTTTATGCTGGCTATTGCCGGAATTTTATTCCTTATGTTGTTTGACAGACTTGATGAACAAAAATCGATTTGGGAGAGTTTTAAACAAAAAAATGTTGTGTTAAGATGGTCCTTTTACTTTTTCCTTATATACTTCACTTTGTTTTTTGGAGTGTTTGAAAAAGCTCAATTTATTTATTTTCAATTTTAG
- a CDS encoding T9SS type A sorting domain-containing protein, which produces MLYKQSVAQNYSGPESVEYDYAQQRYLISNTGSHQIIALKNGVKTVFATLTGSGPHGIEIVGDTLYCCNGTKITALLLSNGSVVYSKTMGSGFLNGITHDPFGNLYVTDFSAKKIYRLNSTTRNFNVFVANTTNTPNGICYDAYDGISPRLVVCNWGSNASIKKVSLQDSSISILTTTSLSNCDGICKGKGGKFYVSSWGNQSIQRFDSSFTAAPIAVVTNLFNPADIFYNLLSDTIATPNASNNTVVFHYQGTTNGLNNVTSSPTFQLSYKPGESVITILTEYSDAVKVRIVNIQMQEIYFAKTIANNNKQIEVNLVNYPAGTYFVQLNEGAFQKLQLTH; this is translated from the coding sequence ATGCTGTATAAACAATCAGTAGCTCAAAATTACAGTGGTCCCGAAAGTGTTGAATACGATTATGCACAACAACGCTATTTAATTTCAAACACAGGTTCACATCAAATTATTGCGTTAAAAAATGGTGTAAAAACTGTATTCGCAACACTTACAGGAAGTGGTCCTCACGGCATTGAAATTGTGGGTGATACTTTGTATTGCTGCAATGGAACAAAAATTACAGCCTTGTTACTCAGCAATGGCAGTGTTGTTTATTCGAAAACTATGGGCAGTGGATTTTTAAATGGAATTACTCATGATCCTTTCGGGAACCTTTATGTAACCGATTTTTCAGCAAAAAAAATATACCGATTAAATTCTACCACTCGCAATTTTAATGTATTTGTTGCAAACACCACCAACACTCCCAATGGTATATGTTACGATGCTTACGACGGAATTTCGCCACGATTAGTGGTGTGTAATTGGGGTTCAAATGCGTCGATTAAAAAAGTTAGTCTACAAGACTCTTCTATTAGTATTCTTACCACAACTAGCTTGTCAAACTGCGATGGAATTTGTAAAGGAAAAGGAGGAAAATTTTATGTCTCCAGTTGGGGCAATCAAAGTATCCAGCGATTCGACAGTTCCTTTACTGCTGCTCCTATTGCTGTTGTAACCAATTTATTTAATCCTGCAGATATATTTTACAATCTTTTATCCGATACAATAGCAACCCCCAATGCTTCTAATAATACTGTTGTTTTTCATTATCAAGGTACAACTAACGGTTTAAATAATGTAACTAGCTCTCCTACTTTTCAGTTGAGTTACAAGCCCGGAGAATCAGTTATTACAATACTTACTGAGTATTCTGATGCCGTTAAAGTTCGCATAGTAAATATTCAAATGCAAGAAATTTATTTTGCTAAAACTATCGCAAACAACAACAAACAAATTGAAGTGAACCTAGTTAATTATCCTGCAGGAACCTATTTTGTGCAATTAAATGAAGGTGCTTTTCAAAAGCTTCAATTAACACATTAA
- a CDS encoding cyanophycinase produces MEVPKGKLISVGGNEDKGTDAEPNFTPKEKLNFFEEGILKRILSEMKGKDSLVEVITTASMIPIEVGENYIDAFGKLGCSNVGVMHIRKREDALLPEYIERIKKADGVMFTGGNQMRLSMIFGGTDFLKVIIDRYMHEDFVIAGTSAGAMAMSNTMIYQGSSTEAMRKGEVKITTGLAFLKDVIIDSHFVKRGRFGRLAEAVAGNPGCIGIGLGEDTGVLVKEGNKMEAIGSGLVLIFDGHNIRHSNIADAEQGTPLSIENLVVHVLAKGNFYYLNERKFFAESPEKLAKA; encoded by the coding sequence ATGGAAGTTCCAAAAGGAAAATTAATTTCGGTGGGGGGGAATGAAGACAAAGGAACAGATGCGGAGCCTAATTTTACTCCAAAAGAAAAACTTAATTTTTTTGAAGAAGGAATTTTAAAACGAATTCTTTCAGAAATGAAAGGCAAAGATTCGCTTGTTGAAGTTATTACTACAGCGTCGATGATTCCTATTGAAGTTGGCGAAAATTACATTGATGCCTTTGGAAAACTTGGTTGCAGCAATGTAGGTGTAATGCACATTCGTAAACGTGAAGACGCATTGCTACCCGAATACATTGAGCGAATTAAAAAAGCTGATGGGGTAATGTTTACCGGCGGTAATCAAATGCGTTTAAGCATGATATTCGGTGGTACCGATTTTTTAAAAGTTATCATCGACCGATACATGCACGAAGATTTTGTGATAGCCGGAACCAGCGCAGGAGCTATGGCTATGAGCAATACCATGATTTATCAAGGAAGCAGCACAGAAGCCATGCGCAAAGGGGAAGTAAAAATTACAACCGGCTTAGCATTTTTAAAGGATGTAATCATTGATTCTCACTTTGTAAAACGTGGTCGTTTTGGTCGCCTCGCCGAAGCAGTTGCAGGCAATCCCGGATGCATTGGTATTGGACTTGGTGAAGATACTGGAGTACTGGTAAAAGAAGGAAATAAAATGGAAGCTATTGGTTCAGGTTTGGTACTTATTTTTGATGGTCACAATATACGTCATTCCAATATTGCAGATGCTGAACAAGGTACACCGCTTTCAATTGAAAACTTAGTAGTTCATGTACTTGCAAAAGGAAATTTTTACTATTTAAATGAACGCAAATTTTTTGCCGAATCACCTGAAAAACTAGCTAAAGCCTAA
- a CDS encoding T9SS type A sorting domain-containing protein, with amino-acid sequence MFGIDGQIYTQGSSDFIVAMTEAVIQGFNTGGGFFQGLPASKIAVGLPACTSAAGGGFADTTTVKNAMKYLLGIGPKPGNYTLVQTSGYINLRGLMTWSINWDAVSTCGSQYEFAQNYQQLFNTSTGITNNLNREQFKLYPNPAKSYTYFTSNYFSGTDSTIKIYGSDGRLLQIVIPQAETMLLNIEQLGAGVYIIKQGIYSYKLIKL; translated from the coding sequence ATGTTCGGTATTGATGGACAAATTTACACACAAGGTAGCAGCGATTTTATTGTAGCGATGACAGAGGCTGTAATACAAGGCTTCAACACTGGTGGTGGTTTTTTTCAAGGATTACCTGCTTCCAAAATTGCAGTAGGTTTGCCCGCTTGTACATCAGCTGCAGGAGGTGGCTTCGCAGATACTACCACAGTTAAAAATGCCATGAAGTATTTGTTGGGAATAGGTCCTAAACCAGGAAATTATACACTTGTACAAACATCGGGATATATAAATTTGCGCGGTTTGATGACCTGGTCTATCAATTGGGATGCTGTAAGCACATGTGGTTCGCAATATGAATTTGCACAGAACTACCAACAACTTTTTAATACATCAACAGGCATTACTAACAATTTGAATAGGGAACAATTTAAACTGTATCCCAATCCTGCCAAAAGCTATACTTATTTTACATCTAATTATTTTTCTGGAACAGACTCAACAATAAAAATTTATGGTAGCGATGGTCGACTGCTGCAAATAGTTATTCCCCAAGCAGAGACCATGCTATTGAATATTGAACAATTGGGAGCAGGAGTTTATATTATAAAACAAGGTATCTACAGCTATAAGCTTATTAAATTGTAG
- the cphA gene encoding cyanophycin synthetase — protein MRINEINAMRGPNYWSIWRHKLIVMKLDLEDLEEKPTNVIPGFGERLEKMFPTMFSHRCSETFEGGFFYRVKEGTWMGHVIEHIALEIQTLAGMDTGFGRTRTTGEKGKYHVVFSYMEEKVGIYAAKAAVRIAQALVNGEEYDLEDDLQNMREIREDERLGPSTGSIVDEAVSRGIPYMRLNKHSLVMLGHGVNQTRIQATVSSTTSNIAVEIACDKEETKNLLDAASIPIPRGRIIYDEEELESAVKSIGYPIVLKPVNGNHGRGITTNVRNWDDAIVAMIAAKKISRAVICEKFVTGFDYRLLVINYKLIAAAKRTPAAITGDGVHTVKELIDTVNSDPRRGYGHEKVLTAIKVDDMTMQLLHEKNLSLESVVPKDEILYLKTTANLSTGGTATDITDLVHPYNVFMAERIARIIGLDICGIDIMAPDLTTPLNENGGAVLEVNAGPGFRMHIAPTEGLARNVAEPVVDMLYPPGKSSRIPIIAVTGTNGKTTTTRLIAHMVKTMGYKVGFTTTDGIYIQNRMLERGDCTGPKSAEFVLRDPTVDFAVLECARGGILRAGLGFHNCDIGIVTNIAEDHLGLKDINTIEDMARVKAVVPESVLPEGYAILNADDDLVFNMSKSLECKICLFSLDATNPRILKHCEDGGLAAVVEDGYITICKGTWKIRVDKVVNIPLTFSGKAIFMIQNILPAVLAGFVRNFKIEDMRIALETFIPSPTQTPGRMNLFQFKNFQVMVDYAHNSAGFAAIGKFLEKITAKPKVGIIAGVGDRRDSDIISLGKLAANMFDEIIIRQDKNLRGRTDQEIIDFMLQGVHSVDKNKKVKVIPTESEAIAFAIKNAKKGSFITICSDVVPDALDAIMKFKEEEDHFEISKEDIPNLK, from the coding sequence ATGAGAATTAATGAAATTAATGCAATGCGTGGCCCCAATTACTGGAGCATCTGGCGACACAAATTAATTGTGATGAAACTCGATCTTGAAGACCTGGAAGAAAAGCCAACCAATGTTATTCCTGGATTTGGAGAGCGGCTCGAAAAAATGTTTCCAACTATGTTTTCGCATCGCTGCTCTGAAACTTTTGAAGGTGGATTTTTTTACCGCGTGAAAGAAGGAACTTGGATGGGGCATGTGATTGAACACATTGCACTCGAAATTCAAACCCTTGCAGGGATGGATACCGGTTTCGGAAGAACACGAACAACAGGCGAAAAGGGAAAGTACCATGTGGTGTTTTCATACATGGAAGAAAAAGTTGGTATTTATGCAGCTAAAGCAGCAGTGCGCATTGCACAAGCATTGGTAAATGGTGAAGAATACGATTTAGAAGACGATTTGCAAAACATGCGCGAAATTCGTGAAGATGAACGATTAGGCCCAAGTACCGGATCTATTGTTGACGAAGCCGTAAGTCGCGGTATTCCATACATGCGCCTAAACAAGCACTCGTTGGTAATGCTTGGACACGGTGTAAATCAAACTCGCATTCAGGCAACTGTTAGTAGCACTACCAGTAACATTGCTGTGGAGATAGCTTGTGATAAGGAAGAAACTAAAAATTTGCTCGATGCTGCTTCTATTCCAATTCCTCGCGGTCGAATAATTTACGATGAAGAAGAATTAGAAAGTGCTGTAAAGAGTATTGGCTATCCCATTGTTTTGAAACCGGTAAATGGAAATCATGGAAGAGGTATAACTACCAATGTGCGAAATTGGGACGATGCCATTGTTGCAATGATTGCAGCGAAAAAAATTTCGCGTGCGGTGATTTGTGAAAAATTTGTAACCGGATTTGATTACCGTTTACTAGTGATTAATTACAAACTTATTGCAGCTGCAAAACGCACTCCGGCTGCTATTACTGGCGATGGTGTGCATACAGTAAAAGAACTAATTGATACTGTAAACAGCGATCCGCGCCGTGGATACGGTCACGAAAAAGTGTTGACTGCGATTAAAGTTGACGATATGACCATGCAGCTATTGCACGAGAAAAATTTGTCGCTCGAATCGGTTGTTCCTAAAGACGAGATTCTGTATTTAAAAACTACAGCCAACTTGAGTACCGGTGGTACCGCTACCGATATAACCGATTTAGTGCATCCATACAATGTTTTTATGGCCGAGCGAATTGCGCGCATTATTGGCTTGGATATTTGTGGTATCGATATAATGGCTCCGGATTTAACAACCCCATTGAACGAAAATGGTGGAGCAGTTTTAGAAGTAAATGCTGGTCCCGGATTTAGAATGCACATTGCACCAACCGAAGGATTAGCAAGAAACGTAGCCGAACCGGTGGTAGATATGCTATACCCTCCAGGAAAATCGTCGCGTATTCCAATAATTGCTGTTACAGGTACAAATGGAAAAACAACTACTACTCGACTAATAGCTCACATGGTTAAAACGATGGGCTACAAAGTAGGTTTTACTACTACTGATGGAATTTACATACAAAACCGCATGCTCGAAAGGGGCGATTGTACAGGACCAAAAAGTGCCGAATTTGTACTTCGCGACCCAACAGTTGATTTTGCAGTACTTGAATGTGCTCGTGGGGGAATTCTACGTGCCGGACTTGGTTTTCATAATTGCGATATTGGTATTGTAACGAATATAGCCGAAGATCACTTGGGTTTAAAAGACATTAACACGATTGAAGATATGGCCCGTGTTAAGGCTGTAGTTCCAGAAAGTGTACTTCCGGAAGGTTACGCTATTTTGAATGCTGACGACGATTTGGTATTTAATATGTCGAAAAGTTTAGAATGTAAAATTTGCTTGTTTAGTTTGGATGCAACAAATCCACGCATTCTGAAACATTGTGAAGATGGTGGATTAGCTGCTGTTGTTGAAGATGGATACATTACAATTTGTAAAGGCACTTGGAAAATAAGGGTTGATAAAGTGGTAAACATTCCGCTTACCTTTTCAGGAAAAGCAATTTTTATGATTCAAAATATTTTACCGGCAGTTTTAGCAGGATTTGTGCGTAATTTTAAAATTGAAGATATGCGCATAGCTCTGGAAACATTTATTCCTTCGCCTACTCAAACTCCGGGTCGTATGAATTTGTTCCAATTCAAGAACTTCCAGGTAATGGTCGATTACGCACACAACTCCGCCGGATTTGCGGCTATTGGTAAATTCCTCGAAAAAATTACTGCCAAGCCCAAAGTGGGAATTATTGCCGGTGTAGGTGATAGAAGAGATTCAGACATTATAAGCTTAGGTAAATTAGCTGCAAATATGTTTGATGAAATTATTATTCGTCAGGATAAAAATTTACGTGGTCGCACCGATCAAGAGATCATCGACTTTATGTTGCAAGGTGTGCATTCGGTTGATAAGAATAAAAAAGTAAAAGTGATTCCAACCGAATCGGAAGCAATTGCATTTGCAATTAAAAATGCCAAAAAGGGTTCCTTTATTACTATTTGTAGTGATGTGGTTCCAGATGCGCTTGATGCCATTATGAAATTTAAAGAAGAAGAAGATCATTTTGAAATTTCAAAGGAAGATATTCCAAATTTGAAATAA
- a CDS encoding DUF2807 domain-containing protein, whose amino-acid sequence MQNKLLLFFKKSLVLLSSILYLNIGIAQELTQQEFSSVRVSGAVQVTIQQGESSLVKVEGNSDDTSKIKTKIENGILSIQSKGNGKFSEKAKVSVTVKKLESLILSGASEVNSSGELIQDKINIESSGAGDAHLVVKSNQIKVEVSGAGNLHLSGTTGLLQSKVSGAGELKAYALSSDSVIANVSGSGTAKVNAIKSISASVSGAGSVIYKGEPTDRNVEISGAGSVRQARGENEIEINESLKIDRRDGDTTRFKLGDRRIMIFGDEDGKDTVMKRDEVKSIWSGIEVGVNGYLTPGGSSDFPKKYNFLELNYKKSLCINLNVWEKNIKLYKNYVALTTGAGLEFNRYFFGNNSTLQDLNDTVSAYVSGLDFSKNCLKASYVTVPLLLELNSNKVAKKSFHLAAGIVGAYNLTTKLKQVYELNNKEYKNKVKSDFNLNPFKIAATVRLGYGRFNVFATYGLTPFFQKKASAPDLKAFAVGITLLHFD is encoded by the coding sequence ATGCAGAACAAATTATTACTATTCTTTAAAAAATCACTGGTATTACTAAGTTCAATCCTGTATTTAAACATAGGCATTGCCCAAGAACTAACTCAACAAGAGTTTTCATCTGTGCGTGTTTCAGGAGCAGTGCAAGTAACCATCCAACAAGGTGAATCATCTTTAGTAAAAGTAGAAGGCAATTCAGATGATACTTCTAAAATAAAAACCAAAATTGAAAACGGAATTTTATCGATTCAAAGTAAAGGCAATGGAAAATTTTCTGAAAAGGCAAAAGTATCTGTTACAGTTAAAAAATTGGAGAGTCTTATCCTTAGCGGCGCATCGGAAGTAAATTCATCGGGCGAGTTAATCCAAGATAAAATCAACATCGAATCTTCTGGAGCGGGAGATGCTCATTTAGTAGTGAAATCAAATCAAATTAAAGTAGAAGTTAGTGGCGCAGGAAATTTACATCTTAGTGGTACAACCGGTTTGTTGCAATCAAAAGTTTCAGGTGCCGGTGAGTTAAAAGCATATGCACTTAGCTCCGATAGTGTAATTGCGAATGTTTCAGGATCAGGAACTGCAAAAGTAAATGCGATTAAATCCATCTCAGCAAGTGTTTCAGGAGCAGGTAGTGTTATTTATAAAGGCGAACCTACCGACCGAAATGTTGAAATTAGCGGTGCAGGTTCTGTACGTCAGGCACGAGGTGAGAACGAAATTGAAATTAATGAAAGTTTAAAAATTGACCGCAGAGATGGTGATACAACACGCTTTAAATTGGGCGATCGTCGCATCATGATTTTTGGAGATGAAGATGGAAAGGATACAGTGATGAAACGGGATGAGGTAAAAAGTATTTGGTCGGGAATCGAAGTAGGAGTGAATGGATACCTTACTCCCGGTGGTTCTTCCGACTTTCCAAAGAAGTATAATTTTTTAGAATTGAATTACAAAAAGTCCTTGTGTATCAATTTAAATGTATGGGAAAAAAATATTAAACTTTATAAGAATTATGTTGCTTTAACCACAGGCGCCGGATTGGAATTTAACCGTTATTTTTTCGGCAATAATTCAACGCTGCAAGATCTCAACGATACTGTTTCGGCTTATGTGAGTGGACTCGATTTTTCTAAAAATTGCTTAAAAGCAAGTTATGTTACAGTTCCCTTATTGCTCGAATTAAATAGTAATAAAGTGGCTAAGAAATCATTTCACCTGGCAGCAGGTATAGTTGGAGCTTACAATTTAACCACGAAACTAAAACAAGTGTATGAGCTAAATAATAAAGAGTACAAAAACAAGGTAAAAAGTGACTTTAACCTGAATCCTTTTAAAATTGCTGCAACCGTGCGTTTGGGATACGGTCGTTTTAATGTGTTTGCTACCTATGGTTTAACTCCATTTTTCCAAAAAAAGGCTTCAGCGCCCGATTTAAAAGCATTTGCAGTAGGTATAACCTTGCTGCATTTTGATTAG